The Oncorhynchus clarkii lewisi isolate Uvic-CL-2024 chromosome 12, UVic_Ocla_1.0, whole genome shotgun sequence genome segment tcagtttatgtctcagttgttgaatcttatgttcattcaaatatttacatgttaagtttgctgaaaataaacgcagtcgacagtgagaggacgtttcttttttttgctgagtttatgaatATGAAATTCAAATGACCAGAGCTCTCATAAAATCACTCCAATCCATGATTTAAAACAAGTCTCCACTACAATCTAGACAAAACCAAATCCCCAAAGCAACCTAAGCGAAATAGGTTTACTCTCTTgaataaaatgaaaaaaataaaacaataggcCTATGTGTTTAAATGAATATtgctgggggaaaaaaacattacatacacacaaacatatacacatcCAAACATGCAGCGATTTGCTGGTATGCAGTTTGAACGTGTATTTACGCAGTACAGACACATGGTGGTGTCAGTGCTGCATAGAGATACAGGCTTTCATCACATTACTCTCGACACACAGCAAAGAAGCCCAGCCCTTGTTTCTCCGAGCAGATAAGACACAACTACAGCAAGACTGCAACGCTGCAGCCACATCCAACTCAGTGCAGCCCAATCACTATCCATTTACCAGTACCAGTATAAATAAACTGGCCTCCTCATTTCTGTTGTAAGCGTTGAATCTTACATCTCTACTTAGACACTATTGATTTACAGGAGGTTGATGGGTGGTGGCGGAGGGGACAATGAGTTGGAAGTAAATATCACAATTGACAGGATTCAGGTTGAGTCCAGCGGACAAAACTGGTTGTAATTCTGTCTTTTGTGACGTCATAGGTTGTATTCTGATTATAATAAATGTTTGTCAATGTCTTGGTCAGCTAAAAGATGCCTTTAACTAATTATCGGACCAGAATATGACCTCTTTCCCAGACATCTTGGTATTGTCATAAACGAGATGAGGATTTTAACTGGTTGTAATCTGACATTTTTAGAACCAGAAAATGGCGTCATTATGGATTTACCACCCCAAAGTTTGCCCGCTGGGACTGCATGCTCACGGTCATACACCAACCAGGAGAACCGTGCCACCATTATAAGTCAATGATGTTCTGCTTTGTCTCATCACTACTGCATTCACGTCATCCATGTCATGCAAGGTAACGACCAGCACGGATGTCGAGGTGTTCAGTTCAAGACACTGAACCGCGTATTGGACTTGGAGAGTTTGAGACTACAAGAGCCATTGGGGTGCATCATACAGGTTATTGGAGACACATTTGAGGAGACAGATCTAGGGCAGACAGACCAAAAACACAAACTTGGCAACAGCATCTCCAGGCAAGGATGCCCTGCCCCCTGTAATGCCTTACCCATGCAGCTGTTTTCAGGGACTCAAAAGGGGCCAAGGTGCTATACAACTGTCCCTGACAAGCCCTAACCTTAAACCAGTGTCCCATTGCAGTTTAATGAAATCAAAGTTTTTAAAGAGATTAGGCCTTTATCTTGGCTTTCTGGGTGGTTGTGTTGCCCTCTAAAGAAAGTTGAAGCCAGTAAGATTTAGTCTCAGATGCTACTCTAGTCTGCTACTCTTTTCTATTGGTCTAATTGGGCTTATTGTATCCCAACTGTGCCTGGGgcccactgtacatacagtacacaacatAAACTCACATAATTTATCTAACAGATCATTCTCTTTTTAGGGAATGCCAAAGCACACAATAGTCCCGAGAGATAAACCTGGTAGATGAACCTGGTGAAAATACCCATCAGCCCATAGAAATCAAATAGATTCATAAATTTTACTTCGCTGGATCTTTCCTCATACTTTTGTCAAATCGTTTTGTGGAGAGCTCTATTGAGCGCACATTTAATTATGGTAAGTCCCTCATCGTTCTGGGTCATCTCATTTCAGGTCTGTATACTAAGGCTGTACTGTATCAATCCAAAGCCAGATTTAATGACGTCTGACGTGCACATTCCATTACTGTAAGGCATTTAGTCAGCTCAATGAGAGGACACTGGCTGACAGACCTGTGCTGCTGACAGCAAGTACACTGCGCTGCACCATCCACTCTGGTCTGAGTGGTCTGTAATCGTGACTCATTGAGAGAAACAATGGCTTTATTTGTGAGGGGGACTGGGTTGCTTGTGATACGATAAGGTCAGCAATTCTAATTTTCTAGAAAAGTCTAGGTTTTAAACAGACGTTGGAAACTTAGTGTATTGTGTTGGAATTGATTTGTATAGGGTAGAAATGCAGATCAAATCACAATGCTTGCCTTTACACTAGGCCAGTGTGGAATGAATCTGTAAAGGGCAACTGTATGAGGAATCTGTTTTGAAAGTTGTGTCTTTGAAAACTATGAAAACATTAAGCTTTAAGGGGACAAATGGCGGTGACCAGAAGTTAATGCAGTATCTCAAAGATATTTAGGCTTGATCCCAGCTTGAACCTCCACATGAACAGGTCATAAAACTATAAGAcctgttcatgtatagttttacATGTGATTTTGAATGTTTTCGCATTTGGAAAAATAAAAGGACGTTTCATAACGTGCTGCAACTGTAAGATGTTAAGACTTCAGAGAAGTGTTCCTACTTGAAAACATTATGTAGAGCGGGCTCTCATTTGTTATGTTGAATATGGTCACATGCATCATATACTTCAAGACTATAATTACCTCGGCACATTCATCTGATTTGAAATGTTGTTCCATTCACTTTGTTGATTTATTTAATGTTCCTGTATCAAATCAAGCGATAGCCTAACTGATTTAAAAGGAATCGAGTTGAAATATTGTTTACAAACTTACATAGCTTGTGCTACCATAATAAGAGAATATCAGAGAGTAAATTTAACAAAAATGAAGAAAGCCTGTAAACTCCTCAAACTTAAGTAACTATCTAGCTATAAACTAGTGAAGTCCTCATTTAATTTAAGTCTAGGAGGAGCAGAGAGTGGAGAAGGAATAGCCTTTATGTTCTGGCCAAGGCCATGATCTGGTTCTAACTGCGGGAAGACTCAAGACCAAACCATGAGTTCATCCTCAAGTTACTCACGTTACCACCTCGGGGGACATGCTTGAGATTGTCTTTGGAGCCACACCTAGACTGAACACTAGACAAGTCGATCTTCTTATGTAAAATTTGCACctggaagaggtagaggagaggcgaAAATATCACCTTTCTGGCAGGTTGCTGCAGCAGCTGCAAGGCTGCGATGTGGATCTTGCTGCTGACTGCTATTTAGACATTTACTTAAACCAGATTATCTACAAGATGGCCTCAAAGTTCAAGGTCGGTGTCTGCACCGCAGATACCAATTCAATAGCTAGATGTATCACCTTCAGAAGTTACAGGCATGAGGCAATGTCCTTATTTCACAGGTCAGGGATATCTGACATGCACTGATCTCAAAATAGTTACAGATCAATGATCAAGTGACCAGTCTTTATGGAAGTGTGTGGGTTCTGTACTGTAGGAGTTCGAAAATGGGTAATGTCCCTGTCTGCAGTCTCTTGACCGCCATGCCGTCTGTGTTACTCACATTGCCACCTCCTGGGGTATACTTGAGATTGGCTTTGGAGCCACACTTTGACTGAACGTTACTTAAATCCATCTTCTTCTCAACTATTTGCACCTGAAAGAGTCAGGAGGGAGAAAGTGTTCTTACAAACATCCAAGGAACTAATACGGAACAAACCTTTTTTTTTATTGTTCTGGACATATTCAACAAATACTGTAAAGCCATTTGTGATCACAACTCCAACATAAGCTTTGAAATGCCAATTACTGGAGTGGTACGTGGATTCCGGCCTGTGATAAACAACTCAAGCTTGGAAGAAAGATACCTAAGAAAAACAGCACCCAGGTTGTACATTTCAGGCCACTTTTCAGAAGTTCCTGGGTTTttcagaaatcccagttggaggACTTCCTGTTGGCAGATTCCCATCACCCCCTCTTCCTCTTACCATGGGTTTCTGAAAAACCTGCAAACTTTGGGAAGGTTTCTGAAATTCTTCAACCCTTACCATATcattaaaaaaatgaaagaaaACGGTTTCAAGCCCTACCCGTCCTCCACCAGGCGAGTGCTTGATGTTTTCCGTGGAGCCAATCTTTGACCGGACGTTCTTCAGGTCGGGCATGGGGGCGGCCAGGGGCACCGGACTGCGCCCCCTCATGGACCCAGGGGATTTAGGAGGGGTCCGCACCACCGCCACCTTCTTCACCTCCCGGCTGGCGGGGGACTTGGGTGTGCTGGGGCTGCTGTAGCCACTACGGTCTTGGGGCGTCTTGGGGGAATCAACTACAAGGATAGGAGAAACATAATCTAGGATTAGGTTATTTCAATCTATGTTTGTGCTCCTGTTTTCTGGAACAAGACCTGCAAAAGTTCAATTATTTGAAACTAGGCTCCGGTGATGTTTTGCTCAGCCTGTAGTTAAAGCCAAAATGCCCAGACACTTCTAGGtacatttttctctctccatcacgcCATTCCAAAGAGAGCAAAGGAAATGGTGGTGACACCATCTAACGTGCTGGGGATGCAAATGTAATTGTCAAGCTGTCACATGTTAGAGATGGCAAAGGTATCAAGCTGTTGTTAGAGTTAGAACCTTTTTCAATGGGGATATGGAGTCTGACCATATCCTTATCATGCCCCCTCATCTCTGCTCACACTCCATGTGTTAACCTCTCTCGAATTGGGGGACTCTCAATGGATTAATGGTGATTGCGCTTCATGTGCTCCCATTGTAGGCACTGCTGTACGAGTTTAAAGGAACACATTGAGAGTTGACCATCTGTTGAACATGTCCTGAGTACTGACTGACCTCCAGCAGTGGTCTTGGTCTGCATCCTGGTCCCAGCACCCTGGGGTTTGGCACCTGGAGTCCTGGTGCTGGCGGTCTTCCCATCTCCAGTCTGGAAACCAAACAGCACAGTTACTTCTAGAATGGAAAAACTAGAAACTACACAACAAGCGATGAACCGGTGTTGAAACAAAAGACTCCGGACTAATTTGGGAAAGAACTGACTGAGTGTTTGGGGTTTAGGGAGAGGCATTGCATAAGATCATTCAACACCATGGAACTTTGAGGTATTCATGTCATAATGCCATTGAGCATTATGAGCCTATGGATAGGCTGGCCTGAGCCTGGGATCGTGGTCAAAGTTGAGACCTGTCCATGTGTGTTACTTACCCTTGGCCTGGGTTCTCTGGCTCTTGCACTGCCTGGACTGGGTTTAAATATTGAGCTGGGCCTGCTAGTGTTGCAGGCTGGGGCAGAGGAAGAGGACCAAGGCTTTTTGTTGGGGGTGGTTTGGACCGAGGAGGGTCGTTTGGGGGTGGATGCTTTGACAGGTGTGGTGGCGTTGGGTGTCTTGTGACCAAAGGTGGTAAAAAAAGTGTTATGAAACACAAAGGAAAAGACCAAAGTGAAAGCAAACAACATTTAAAGAAATGCATTACGATGGTGGAACTTAACAAAAACCTATAAGCGATATAGACAAACAATTAAAACCAATATAagccatttttaaaaatgtaaacagTAAAAATCTTAAATTCAATATGTCAAAAAGTGTGTGTGATTGGTGAATGGCTTTACATGCAGATATGCTGTACTTCAATTGCAGAGCAAAACCGTTCGTTTTTTAGGGCATTCAGTTGAAGGCAGATGGTTGATGCAAAAGTTTCTGTCAAATTTGAGCCAACATGTTTGGAACCTCCTTTGCAGCTGTAAAGTGAAGCACTGAGACGCAGCAGGCATCGATATATCTCAAGATCACTCCAGAGGTCAGACCTCTGGTCCACACATCAATTATCACCTACCTTTTTCTCAGCTGCTTCTTTCCCAGCCCCTGCACTGGCCTTGGCTGCAAGAGAGGGTCAAAGAAGGGGACTGAGAGTCAGTGCTAATATCATAGTCCGGTCTAATCAGCAACTTTGAGACCTCGCTGCACTAGGCTAGGCTAACTCTCTGAAGCTAAATTGCCTATTCATCCCAGGCATGAAAATGCTAACGGACGATGCGTGTTAACTACTCTAGTTGCTGTATCCGGATGCTTTAAAGTAGCTTTTGGATTTCATAGTAATTGTCAGCACACTGAAATGAATTGCCAGAAAGTACATTTGCCATAAACTTTTATTGAACTTTAATTTGAAACTTGCCCCAGATTCGAAATGATCTGCGTATTGACATTACACTGCGTGGGGAGGTTTAAGCACAGTAAGTCTTAAGAGTTTCAAAAATAAGTAAGAGTTTCAAAAATGAAGCCTCTTGGCCTGATCCCCCGAATCAGTCCACTCAGAGAATCAGAGATAATACACTGTCTGGGACTAGGCTAAtcatttgaggggggggggggggactaaattAGTTTTAGGGCCAATGAATGTGGTACAGACAACTGCTTAGAAACCGTCCTTTTTATTTAACGTCAGGCCTGCATGTTATTGGATAAGCAGGAAATTGAGTCTCCGTGATGACCGTGATGCTTGCAAATGGTTAGTTAGGAGATAAACATTATTGCCTGCCTATCAATGGCTGTATTGAAAGAGTGGGTGGTTCCCATTAAACTGATTCACTATTTACACTCCAGTAATCATTTAGAAAAGCTTTTACAGAAAATGTACCTTTGAAACGGGAATCATTTCCTTATCATGCAATGTGCAAGTGCTTATCAGCCATTATCTGATCATTACTGACAATTAGCAATGTAGGCAACCTTAAAGATGATTAGCATAAAGAGAACCAGTGATCCATCTAATGATAAGTAGTGTGTAGCAAATACACTCTGTGAGAGACCACCTGCACTGCAGGGGAAGATAGTATGCATGGATGCTTACATTAAACCTGACAAACAGTGCTGACTTACACTTTTCTGCTCATTTAATAGACAGGAAACAGTAGccagagtgtggtgtgtgtgtgtgcatacacgtGTGAACCataccatgtgtgtgtgcatacacgtGTGAAccataccatgtgtgtgtgtgtgtgcatacacgtGTGAACCAtaccatatgtgtgtgtgtgtgtgtgtgtgtgtgtgtgtgtttcagaagaCGGGAGGTGGAAGGAAAGGTGACCCATAAATACACAGTCACGATGATGTGATGTTGCACACCCAACAGACATGCAAGTGACATGCAAAAGGGGCTGACGGGTGGAAAACATTGCCAGCAAAAATAATTTGGGCACAGGAGGGTTAGTGACCTAAAACAGGGGCTggaaacacagacagaacacagaccaaacacagagaaaagagaaagCTCAAAAGAGAACGAAGTGAACAAAGAAGAGACTAGAAAGAAACCGGCGGTGGTGGTGGCGGCGACAAGCAGTCCGTTTCATCAACCGAACACGTTCACATTTTGCGTTTTGTGCATGTTTTTCAGAAAGGGTGCTGCTTTATTGTGTTGCTCTAGTAAGAAGAAGAGAATATCTGAGAGaaaagaaaggaggaggaggtggagaggtgggaTTGATAAACTAGAACAGAAAACAGACCTTTCAGCTGGGCACCTGGAGCATTTGCTTTTCCGCCAGGTGGGGCGGCATCTTTTGAGGGTGCTTTCAGAGATTTAGCTGCGGTGGTCTTGGGGGGAGGGGCAACAGCGTTAGCGGTCACTTTTCTGACCGGGCCTTTGGCTGCTGTAGGAGCACCTCCTTTGGCATCACCTTTGGGGCCACTAGCAGGCTTGCCAGGCTTAGTTTCTGCAGGTTTGGCTTCTGCAGGTTTGGCTTTGGTCACCGACTGAGCTGCCGTCACCACTTCGATGACGTCCTCGTTTGCCGACTGCAGGTATTGGCCTTGAATGTCCTTTGAGGTCTTCACATCATCCTTCTGGACAGGCTCAACCTCCATCTGGGGCACAGCAATCATGGGCAGGGGACTAGCTACCTTCTCCTgcacctcttcttcctcctgcACCTTCTCCTCAGTCTCCTGCTCCACCGCATCACGGGCATCTGGCTGGTACTCGATGAGAGGAGACTGGTCCTTGGTCCGGTTGGCTGCGGTGCTAGGGGAGAAGGGAGATTCATGGTCGGCCCTGTTGGAGTCAGGGCTCTTGCTCTCTGGGGGGGTCTTGTCTGCTCCGTTCTGCAACCCTGCAGGGATGCCCTGACCAGGGGGGTGTCCCTCAGGCTCCGTGTAGTCAAAGGATAGGACGCGCTGCTTGGCTTCCTCCGGGGTCATGGCAACGGGAATGACAGGGGTGCAACCTTCATCTTTCTGCTGCTCTTCCTCTTCTGAGCTGACCTCACGCCGTGGCCTCCTGCGGATCGTTGacacctctgttctctcctcctcttcatcctcgtCGCTATCCTCCTCTTTTTCTTCATCCACCTGCTCTTTCGTCCCCTCCTTTTCCATGAAGAGAGGGCTCTGAGGCTTCCCAGGACTGATCCCGTCTTCATAGGCCGAGGTAGgagcctccttgctctcacataCGTCCTCCTCATCCTCGTCCTCAGACCCAGAGTCGCTCAGGCTGTGGCCCACAGAGACCTTGTCTGACGAGCTCCTCTTCATCTCAGACCCCAGCGAGTctggggagaagagccttggagTGTCCCTCTCGATTGGGGCTTCAGGGGCTGAAGGAGACGCCCAGGGGCTCACCGACCCAGCCCGCTCCCCGTCTTCGTTCCCGCCGTCGGCAAAGCCGGACCTGCTACTGCGGCCGCTCTCTGTGGCAGGACTGACGCCTTCTGGTGTGGGGCTGAGCGATGCAGTGAGCTCCTCTGGTGTGGTGGGAACCGGGAAGCAGAACGATAAGGGACAGAGGGGATAGATCCACAGCAGGACTGTGGTGTTAGAGACACTTACCTCCTCCTCAGAGACACACATTCAACACCCAACAAAAATAACAGAAATAAAGGGAAAGAAAGAATCGAAAGGAAAGAAAACAACCACTGAAGGAGCAGGAACACAAAACAAAGGGCAAaggaacctttttttttttttttgctggcaTCAACAGGAACAACAATGAAACATCAAATATATCAACTGCAATTATCTGGATCGTTTTGGTACCTAAATCTTGAGAGCTGTAGGTGTTTTTATAAGAAGCTCCGTTTGCAAATCACATTCAATGCAGTTGCAAACGTTTTGCTTCCATGTTTCTAGCAGAAAGGATGGGTAGACTACACAATGAGCGCTATGAACTATGTATGTAGCTGTGGGTTCATAAAAAGCACCTAACAGCTCAGACACTAAGCCCTCAACTTCtgcctgaaaaaaaaaaaaaaagaaatcaacCAAAATGCACAACAGAAGTCAAAGCAAAGCTGTACCATATCAATACAagataaattttttttttttaaagtctcatTCAACACAGTACTCACAATGACCCAACAGCTCTGAATTTCTCTCGCTCTTGGATCGTTGTGATATATGAAATTGCAATGGCGATGAATCAACGCTAGTCTGGCTGCCAGATTGTTTCCTTTGCAAATGGGCCTTGCGGCGGGGGAGGGTTTTCTGGCTGCTAGCCCCACATACAATACATCATGGTTTCCTCCTTTAAAAAAAGGGGGGAAACTGCAATTGCTCCATCTTTTTCTGGACTTATAAATGATAtctacccattgattcttgaagaatataacttttgCCTCGATCTTAGTTCAAGCGTCATTATCCCATCAGAACCCGAAATAAGCTTGTTTAACTCCAATTGTTTGTAACGTTAAACAAATTCAAATGTAAACAAAGCATGGTTAAAAACTATAGCTATGGTGTGGTATCACTCAGCGTAAGAACCATTCTGAAATCCTTAAATGATCGACCTTGCACTTGAAATCAAACTCCATCACCCACTTAAGATGAATACATTTCAAGGATCAATATAAAAATTGGGAATCTAAAGCGTGAAACATTCCAATGAGACAGTGTCCTCTGTTCTACAATGCACACGCCGTGGTACTACTATAATGGTGATTGAGATGAGTTGCGGTTCAAATCAATACTGGAGATTGTCCATTACATCTCCATGCTAAACCCGATCTCGGTTTTCAAATTGGTATGAGAGCTATTGGGATGATTAtttgaaaatgtaataaaaaataaaaaaaatgtaaaagacgTTGACGATGATTTGATACAGAATATGCATGGATGGTAGTCGGTCTCAAAAACTCCACTTCCTCATGGCTACATGTGGTCTGAGGAAGAGAGATGGTCAGATGGGCATTGCGGTTATACCTTGACCTGTAGCAGTCATCCCTCTGGTAGCTGCGTGGCCCAGGGTTcgatggaagaggaagaagaagaggaagaggaagaagacaaAGGGGGGAAAAAGGGGGTCTTCATTAGACTTTCTACAGGCACCGGTCAGCTGATCTCCAACATACAGCGAACACTCACACAAGTATGATCAAACTGaacagcacgcacgcacacacacacacacacacacacacacacacaagccaccTGCCAAAATAAATCCTCTCGTCTAAAGCTCGCTAAAAGCGCTAAGTTACTCTCGGTCATGTGCAAGTGTAGTTTCGGGGACAGTCACGGCTGCCCTACACCACCTATCTGTCgatctacagtgtcttcagagagaattcacaccccttgacttatttcacattttgttgtgttacagcctgaatttaaaatggattcctttgaggtttttattctctcactagcctacacacaacaccccataatctcaaagtggaattctgtttttcgaaatgtttacaaattcaaTCAAAATAAAGCTGAAtggtcttgagtcaataagtatttaaccatTTTGTAATGGcacgcctaaataagttcaggaggaataatgtgcttaacaagtcacattttttgcatggactcactctttgtGCAATAATGGTgtataacatgatttttgaatgactacctcgtaTCTCAGTGCCCCACACGTAAGGTAAGGTTCATTatactttggatgatgtatcagtACACCCAGTCACCACAAAGATGTTCGTTCTTCCTAAATCAGTTGCTGAAGAGGAagaatggtgactttaaaacggttacagagtttaaaaaaactgaggatggatcaacaacattgcatttactccacaatactaacctaactcagagtgaaaagaaggaagcctgaacagaataaaactattccaaaacatgcatcctgtttgcaacaaggcactaaagtaagcCAAATActgcaacaaacaaacaaaaaagtatcctgaatacaaagtcttgtgttgtattggatttgccccaaacacattactgagtaccactttcaatattttcaagcatagtggtggctgcatcatgttatggttatgcttgtaatcattaaggactggggagtttttcaggataaaaaaaaagaaaatgtaatggagctaagcacaggcaaaatcctaaaggaaaacctggttcagtctactttccaacagacattgggagatgaattcacctttcagaaggacaataacctaaaacacaaggccaaatctacactggagttgcttaccaagaagacagtgaatgtgtggccgagttacagttttgacttaaaatctACATGAAAATATattgcaagacctgaaaatggttgtctagcaatgatcaacaaccaatttgacagtgcttgaagaattttgaaaagaagaatgggcaaatattgcacaatccaggtgtggaaagctcttagagacgtacccagaaagacacacagctgtaatcactgccaaaggtacttctacaaagtattgactcaggggtgtgaatacttgtgtaaataagatatttggGGATTTTATTCTCAatcaatttgcaaaaatgtcatcaACAAAAAATATTCACTGTCATTATGAGCTAGTGTGTGGAGATGGgtgaatgcaggctgtaacataacgtggaataagtcaaggggtaagaatactttctgaaggcattgtacctAACATTTTCTggggtgagggtggggggggttaGCATATACGTTAATAAGAAATGCTTATCCGCAAATTCCGATTTCAGGAAAGCTTGATGATTCCTCCATGTCAACCATTGACAGTTCTCAGTCTGCAAGCTCAGCATCATCTAAGTGGCTATAAATGATTTTGCCTACAGCTAATAGGGCAGTCAGAGTCACTGAACCCCAGTTAGGGACTAAAGCACCAGACACATGCACCATGGTCCTTGTATTGCAGTTGGCTATCCTGTATTGACAAGTGTAACTTACGGACTATTGCTGGTAGCAGACATACAATAGACTCAGTGAAAGGAACATGAGGCCCTACAATGTAGGCCTAAATCTAGATATCTAGCCTTGTTCTCTTGTCCTGCGGTATATTGCTCATGCCATGTGGTTCAAGGAAGGTTTGGAGGAAGTGAACTAATTACATTACGCACGTAGTTCTATTCATGGAAATTGCTCAATCTTTCATGTTTTCGTGGACAGAGGTTAGAGCCAAAGCTCGTCTGTAGTGCACAGCAGAGTAGACACTGTGGTATCTATAGCTGTGGGCTACCGTTGAGAACACAACCACCAAAGTGCCTTTTGTCCTTCTGGCAATACCATAAATCATTGTTGAATAAAGGCCCACTGACAGTTGAGAGACCTGGAGTCACTGAGTGAGTAAGTAGCTAAAAACGGGCTATAACACCACGGACGCAATTATACAAAGCATTATGAACCCCATGATCATCACGTCCCTATGGTAAATGAACCGAGTGTGAAGATGAATGAAGTCCATGACATCAATCCTACGAGCCATGTTTAAAATGCTCCGGGGTGACTAGCTATGGCTCTATAGGGACTTGGGGGTTCAGCCTTCTGTTGCCATGGCGCCACCGTGCTGACCAAGGCCACAGCACCAGTTAAGTGGTGACCATATTGACCCATTAgcccagaacccccccccccccccccccccccctttcactTATTCTGAGGTTGGCCCGTTggccgtgactgggagagagCATGTTACTGCAGAGTGCCACTTATACAACAGCGTTATCGGATACAAAACCACAAGGGTTCTTAACTTACTGACCGCCGGCCGGGGCAATCTAAATACAGGAAGCTTACGTCCACGGTCTTTGTCATGACAACAGCCTAAAACTTCATGAACACAAGAGCCACAACTCTAGGCCCGATACCTAATGCTACgatctgtgggggggggggggggggggggggggggggggggggggtggctgtgTGACCTGAATAAAAAGTGTTCTGAAAAGCCTCAACAACAAGAAAGGCGTCTGCAATCCATGATATTTCCTGCTTCTGTTCAGAAATTGCATGTTTTTACTATGAATGATTATGCCATGCTTCTGAGTTCTGTTCTGGTATAATAATTCATAATAAAAACATGCAATTTCTGAACAGAAGCAGGAAATATCATGGATTGTTGAGAGTCCAGCAGCAGGGGAGCAGCAGAATCATCCTTAAATCCTGACAAGAGATTTCATTAAAAATGCATTAGGAAGGAAAGGCAGACGCCCTCAGAAGAACTgacctttgtctgtagaaatgagagagagagcgagagagagcgagagagagcgagagagagcgagagagagactattTTAAAAGAAGCATTGGTTGTAGATGGTGATTACGGAAACTGAAAACTggatgaagagaagagaggaaaacgGAGGAAAAGCACATCATTTAGGGGGATTTAAAGGCACTCAGGGGTATATATGAAAAGTGAAGCAGGCAGCTGTGAAGCAAGAAG includes the following:
- the LOC139421068 gene encoding microtubule-associated protein tau-like isoform X8, whose amino-acid sequence is MDQHQDFNSSLDGHATVQFNSGETMASAALANMTLKEPQNQQEVKKPNGMPDAHMGPGGMEEDLLELASELKSQPPAPVSEVSVSKSALSATRGMTATGQEELTASLSPTPEGVSPATESGRSSRSGFADGGNEDGERAGSVSPWASPSAPEAPIERDTPRLFSPDSLGSEMKRSSSDKVSVGHSLSDSGSEDEDEEDVCESKEAPTSAYEDGISPGKPQSPLFMEKEGTKEQVDEEKEEDSDEDEEEERTEVSTIRRRPRREVSSEEEEQQKDEGCTPVIPVAMTPEEAKQRVLSFDYTEPEGHPPGQGIPAGLQNGADKTPPESKSPDSNRADHESPFSPSTAANRTKDQSPLIEYQPDARDAVEQETEEKVQEEEEVQEKVASPLPMIAVPQMEVEPVQKDDVKTSKDIQGQYLQSANEDVIEVVTAAQSVTKAKPAEAKPAETKPGKPASGPKGDAKGGAPTAAKGPVRKVTANAVAPPPKTTAAKSLKAPSKDAAPPGGKANAPGAQLKAKASAGAGKEAAEKKTPNATTPVKASTPKRPSSVQTTPNKKPWSSSSAPACNTSRPSSIFKPSPGSARAREPRPRTGDGKTASTRTPGAKPQGAGTRMQTKTTAGVDSPKTPQDRSGYSSPSTPKSPASREVKKVAVVRTPPKSPGSMRGRSPVPLAAPMPDLKNVRSKIGSTENIKHSPGGGRVQITHKKIDLSNVQSKCGSKANIHHKPGGGNVEIKSEKLDFKVQSKIGSMDNVGHVAGGGGRKREKGKEAKGVSGKGDTSLNREAPIPSPTGPSTDPPQSPRSEHSPIEGASW
- the LOC139421068 gene encoding microtubule-associated protein tau-like isoform X10, translating into MDQHQDFNSSLDGHATVQFNSGETMASAALANMTLKEPQNQQEVKKPNGMPDAHMGPGGMEATRGMTATGQEELTASLSPTPEGVSPATESGRSSRSGFADGGNEDGERAGSVSPWASPSAPEAPIERDTPRLFSPDSLGSEMKRSSSDKVSVGHSLSDSGSEDEDEEDVCESKEAPTSAYEDGISPGKPQSPLFMEKEGTKEQVDEEKEEDSDEDEEEERTEVSTIRRRPRREVSSEEEEQQKDEGCTPVIPVAMTPEEAKQRVLSFDYTEPEGHPPGQGIPAGLQNGADKTPPESKSPDSNRADHESPFSPSTAANRTKDQSPLIEYQPDARDAVEQETEEKVQEEEEVQEKVASPLPMIAVPQMEVEPVQKDDVKTSKDIQGQYLQSANEDVIEVVTAAQSVTKAKPAEAKPAETKPGKPASGPKGDAKGGAPTAAKGPVRKVTANAVAPPPKTTAAKSLKAPSKDAAPPGGKANAPGAQLKAKASAGAGKEAAEKKTPNATTPVKASTPKRPSSVQTTPNKKPWSSSSAPACNTSRPSSIFKPSPGSARAREPRPRTGDGKTASTRTPGAKPQGAGTRMQTKTTAGVDSPKTPQDRSGYSSPSTPKSPASREVKKVAVVRTPPKSPGSMRGRSPVPLAAPMPDLKNVRSKIGSTENIKHSPGGGRVQITHKKIDLSNVQSKCGSKANIHHKPGGGNVEIKSEKLDFKVQSKIGSMDNVGHVAGGGGRKIESHKLSFRETAKARTDHGAEIVPVEIIAGGSPARLLSNVSSPGSQNMTETPPLSMLADQVSASLAKQGL